The Enterobacter asburiae genome window below encodes:
- the agaF gene encoding PTS galactosamine/N-acetylgalactosamine transporter subunit IIA, with amino-acid sequence MLGIILTGHGGFASGLEQAMKQILGEQPQFIAIDFPETSTTARLTAQLEQAVNELDAQHDIVFLTDLLGGTPFRVASTLAMQRPGSEVITGTNLQLLLEMVLERDGLSSEAFRLQALECGHRGLTSLVDELGRCREEAPAEEGI; translated from the coding sequence ATGTTAGGCATTATTTTGACGGGTCACGGCGGTTTTGCCAGCGGGCTTGAGCAGGCGATGAAGCAGATCCTCGGCGAGCAGCCGCAGTTTATCGCCATCGATTTTCCGGAAACCTCCACCACCGCGCGGCTGACCGCTCAGCTTGAGCAGGCGGTGAACGAACTCGATGCGCAGCACGATATTGTGTTTCTCACCGACCTGCTCGGCGGCACGCCGTTCCGCGTGGCGTCAACGCTCGCGATGCAAAGGCCGGGTAGCGAAGTGATCACCGGCACCAACCTGCAGCTGCTGCTGGAGATGGTGCTGGAGCGAGACGGATTAAGCAGCGAGGCGTTTCGTCTGCAGGCGCTGGAGTGCGGACACCGCGGCCTGACGAGCCTGGTGGACGAGCTGGGGCGCTGTCGCGAGGAAGCTCCGGCTGAGGAAGGGATATGA
- the agaE gene encoding PTS N-acetylgalactosamine transporter subunit IID, translated as MASNHTTLPGVSESEETLLTGVNENVYEDQNIGAELTKKDINRVAWRSMLLQASFNYERMQASGWLYGLLPALKKIHTNKRDLARAMKGHMGFFNTHPFLVTFVIGIILAMERSKQDVNSIQSTKIAVGAPLGGIGDAMFWLTLLPICGGIGASLALQGSILGAVVFIVLFNVVHLGLRFGLAHYAYRMGVAAIPLIKANTKKVGHAASIVGMTVIGALVATYVRLNTTLEIKAGDAVVKLQADVIDKLMPAFLPLVYTLTMFWLVRRGWSPLRLIGITVLLGVVGKFCHFL; from the coding sequence ATGGCATCTAACCACACCACCCTGCCTGGCGTGTCTGAAAGCGAAGAGACGCTGCTGACCGGCGTGAATGAAAACGTCTACGAAGACCAGAACATCGGTGCCGAGCTGACGAAAAAGGATATAAACCGCGTGGCCTGGCGTTCCATGCTGCTGCAGGCCTCGTTTAACTACGAACGTATGCAGGCCTCCGGCTGGCTGTACGGGCTGCTGCCCGCGTTGAAAAAGATCCACACCAACAAGCGGGACCTGGCGCGGGCGATGAAAGGCCATATGGGCTTCTTTAACACCCACCCGTTCCTGGTGACCTTTGTTATCGGCATCATTCTGGCGATGGAGCGATCCAAGCAGGATGTGAACAGCATCCAGAGCACAAAAATTGCCGTCGGCGCGCCGCTCGGCGGTATTGGCGACGCCATGTTCTGGCTAACCCTGCTGCCCATCTGCGGCGGAATTGGCGCCAGCCTGGCGCTGCAGGGTTCGATTCTGGGCGCGGTGGTCTTTATCGTGCTGTTTAACGTGGTGCACCTTGGCCTGCGCTTTGGCCTGGCGCACTACGCTTACCGGATGGGCGTCGCGGCCATTCCGCTGATTAAAGCCAACACCAAAAAGGTCGGCCACGCGGCGTCTATCGTCGGGATGACGGTGATCGGCGCGCTGGTGGCAACCTACGTCCGCCTCAATACCACGCTCGAAATCAAAGCGGGCGATGCGGTCGTCAAACTGCAGGCCGACGTCATCGACAAGCTGATGCCCGCGTTCCTGCCGCTGGTCTACACCCTGACCATGTTCTGGCTGGTACGCCGCGGCTGGAGCCCGCTGCGGCTAATCGGTATCACCGTGCTGCTGGGCGTTGTCGGTAAATTCTGTCACTTCCTGTAA